AAGTGCTACTCAAACAGCAACTGTTTTGGGGGAGGAGTGTTTCTTTTGGTCATACATCTATCATGCAATATCTAGCATATCTGATGAAGTGGAGTTGCTGGGAAAATGAAGCTCAGGCAGCCCACATTTGcagtggagtgaaagcaacacaCCTTTTTGTCCCAACCACAGATCATACTGCCCATGGACAGCCCCATGCCTCGGTATTGGCACATCATGTTGGACAGCAACTTGGAAGCAGCAGACACAGAGATGCGCTCCCCATTCCGAAGGCGGTACAAGCTAAGGAGGAAGAGGTTGGTGGAGGGGATTTTAGTCAAgtcaatgagcacttattaagtgcctaccaggtgccaggcactatgctaaatgtttagagttagaagaaggaaatggggagagggaggaaaaactgATTAAAGTGGTCTACTTCAGCAGACAGAGAGCTCAAAGTATGTGAGGAGAGATAGTGGATGCCTTTGGGTAGCCTGAATATCAGGGAAAATTTGAAGGTTAGATTTTCAAGCACCTAAGGCTTCAAACCCCAGACAGCTGGGCATGAGAGGGTATCCTCAAAACGGTACTGAGACTtccaaatcatttaaatttttttaaaatctcctaaGTCTGTCCATTTTCAGAAAGGATAAAAGATTGTACACAatacactttatatatatttttttacagtTCAtgtaatttggatttctctattttatagattttaCTAATCTGTGAGGCAGGTTGTAGGATCTGAGAAGGCTAGTGTTCTTTGGAAAGATAAGATTTGTGAGGAAGAGGTTTGTGGGTGGAGATAATACAGAATGAGGACCAGTTAATAAGAGATAAGAAATTCCATCTTAGCATGAATGGAAAGGAAGGCCTCAAGAAGCTTAGGGTGAGATTTGGGGACTCCCTTACCGACATTCTTTGGCCAAGAGGCGCTCCCAGTATTGACAGTCAGCTGCACAGCCTGACATGGTGCCCAGAAGGTAAGGATTGATCTCAATTACTTTGTTCACATGCAGAGTGGCTGGGAGAGCAATTACACACTGGTTTAACTGGAAGGCAAAGAACCTGACCCACATCCTGTCCCAGTCCCAAATCTTCCTTCCCCAGTTCCAATCAGAGATGTAGGCTGGAAGCTCCTTCCTTATGGAAGATGTCCAAATTCCAGTCCCTAACAGTCAAACTCACCAATGTAACTCCCAGCTGAGGCCCGGGAATCTACTGCCACAATCACACCGTGCTGGAACTTGAAGGCTAGTGTGGTGGTACCATGGGCCATCTCAATTCGGACTTGATGGGCAGCATCCGCCTCCAGGGAACGAAGGAATTCAGGAGGCTGAAGGTGGAAGGACACAGAAACAGGAGAGAGGGGGCCAGTGAGAGCCTCAGGATGAGTGGACTGGGCAAACCGATTTGGACAATGTGAGAAAAAAGGGGAGCACTTAAAGTCACCCATCAGGGCACGAGAACTTGAAGGGCTGAGTGATGGGATAGGAGGAAGGATTCACAATGGGGGAAAACGATGTAACAGCTTGGGAACTGGCTTAAGGAGGCAAGGAATAAGACAAGTCCTTCACCTTCCACAAGAACATCTGTCCCCCTGGCAGGCTGGCGGAaataaagagaggagagattcGACAAGAACTCACTCTGAACTCCGCAGaaccccttcccccccactcccacctttGATTCAGTCTCGCAGTTCAGCAATTCATTTCTCACATGGCCGCTGACATTTTCGATGTTTTCTGACAGAAAACCGCCCCCCTACTCATGCCAGTTTTTAACTCATTGGTGAGATTCCATTCCAGCCCTCACCTGCAGCCCTCTTGGAACGGCCAATTCCGGGGTCCGCAGGGAGAAGCTGTAGTGTTCAGGACCTCGGCTGTGTCCACTCCCCGTGCCACGCGAAACCTGACTCTCCCAGGGAGCCCCGCACACTTCGAGTAGCGCCATGATCTTCCCCTTTGCCACTCCACTTACGGACTAAGCCTCCTAGCCCACGGGAAGTGAAAGCGAAAGCCTGGTACAGAGGGGGCGGGAGCCAGAGCTAGAGccttccttccccatccaccTACCTCCCCCGCCCTtccccacacacccacacacctcAGGCCTGAGGCATCCAGGGTGGGTGCTATCAGAGTGTCACAGTGTTCTTTCACCGAGGtctcagaaaagagaaacaaagagtgGGTAGAAAAGATGGACTGTCCGAagtagaggaggagaggaaggtggGGAGCACATGTAAGGGCAGGGAGTTCGGAAAGAGCTGCTTTCTATCGAGGGACATCTGAAAAAGACAGGCTGGGCCTTGGACAAGATGAGAGAAGCTGGAACCTGCGGGAGAGGGGCTCGGGTCCGATTGACTGCCCAGTGCTAGGCAGTTTGCAGAGATGGAGATGACGACTGAGGGAATCGCCCTGTGCACGGACTGGATAGAAATCCAGAGTGGGGCAGTgctttggggtggggtgagagacGCGGCCAAGGACACTCCACTCCCACCGGCCTCCCACCTCTCCGCCCCCGCAGCCCCGATACTTTGGCAGTGTTCAGTTCTGCttggggaaatggaaaagaatactAGGAGAAGGTACGCCCTCCCGCCCATCTTCTTAACTTGCTCCTACCCAAGAGCAGACTTCTCTGCTCCCAGCCCCGAACATCCCGCGACTAACTCCACTAGCTTCTCAGTGTGCAACTTCCCAAACCCAGCCGGGGCTCCAACCTATGAGAGCCTAATCCGCCTAACAACCAAAGATGTCACGATACAGATCTCTTCCTGATTGGACTAGATTCTCAGACA
The DNA window shown above is from Notamacropus eugenii isolate mMacEug1 chromosome 2, mMacEug1.pri_v2, whole genome shotgun sequence and carries:
- the PSMB8 gene encoding proteasome subunit beta type-8 encodes the protein MALLEVCGAPWESQVSRGTGSGHSRGPEHYSFSLRTPELAVPRGLQPPEFLRSLEADAAHQVRIEMAHGTTTLAFKFQHGVIVAVDSRASAGSYIATLHVNKVIEINPYLLGTMSGCAADCQYWERLLAKECRLYRLRNGERISVSAASKLLSNMMCQYRGMGLSMGSMICGWDKKGPGLYYVDENGTRLSGTMFSTGSGNSYAYGVLDSGYRPDLSPEEAYDLGRRAIVHATHRDSYSGGFVNMYHMKEDGWVKVESSDVSNLFHQYLKTQG